Within the Candidatus Methylomirabilis sp. genome, the region CGCGCCAGGGCCGCGAACGCCCCGATGACCGCGGCCGCCCCCGACATGTCCCCCTTCATGCTCTCCATGTTCTCGGCCGGCTTGATCGAGATGCCCCCGGTGTCGAAGGTGACCCCCTTCCCCACGAAGGCGACCGCCGGCTTGGCCTGCCGGCTGCCCCGGTGGCGGAGGACGATGAGGCGGGGCGGGTTCGCGCTCCCCTGCGCGACGCCCAGGAGCGCCCCCATCCCCAGTCGCCGCATCTGTCCCCGCTCCAGGACGCGGCAGGAGAAGCCCGCGCTCCGAGCCGCGGCGCTCGCGGCGGCGGCGAGGGCGGCCGGCGTCAGGTCGTTGGGAGGCGCGTTCACCAGGTCGCGGGCCAGGGTGACGGCCTCGGCCACGATCCGCCCCCGCCGGAGCGCCTCCTCCAGCGCCCGCCGCCCCGCCCCCTCGCGGGTCAGGATCGTCAGCTCCTCCAGAACTTTCCGATCCTTCTCCGCCTTCTTGTACCGGTCGAAGCGGTAGCAGCCCAGGATGGCCCCCTCGATCACGGCCTGCGCCGCGGCCGGCGGATCGAGGCCGCCGCCCCCGGCGCCGTGCAGGATGGTCCCGACGCGCCGCGCCCCGGTCCGCCGCAAGAGGCGCAGGGCCTCCCCCGTGAGGGCCCGGACCCGCTCCAGGTCCAACTGCTCCTGCTTCCCCAGGCCCACCACCAGCACCCGGGCCACCGGCAGCCGGTCGAAGGGGTGGACCGCGGTCAGCTCCCCCGCCTTCCCGGTGATCTCCTTCTGGCGGATGAGGGTGCGGATGGCCCCCCCCAGCGCCGTATCCACGGCGCCCGTGGCCCCCGTGGGCTCGCTCACCCCCTCGAAGAGGTTGACCACCAGGGCATCGCCCCGGTAGGCCGTCACGTCCTCGACCCGGACGGCCGTCCGGGCCGGCTCCGCCGGTCGCTGTGCTGCCATCGGAATCCTCCGTGGGGAACGCACCGAGCGGGTAGGGAGAGAACAAACGGGGGCTACGCGCGCACCCTACCTAATCCAAACGACACACGTTGTGTGACCCAGGGTCCGGGTGGCGCCGGCGACAGGACCCGGACCCTGTCACTGCCATTCTGTCGCTTGTATTACGAGGAGGAGATCATCTCTTCGACCCGCGGGTCCTTGGACTGGAACGGATCCTTGCACAGGATCGTGCGCTGGTACCGGTCGTTCAGCTTCAGATAGGACCAGCCCACGTCGTAGGACTTGTTCCGCTCCATCGCGTACTTGATGAAGTCGCTCCGGATCCGGGCGCGGGTGCTCTGGGGCGGCTCCACCACCGCCCGGTCGATGTCCGCCTCGGTGGCCATCCGCTCCACCAGCTCTTCCCGGGTCAGGATGTAGTAGAGCCCCCGGCTCCGCTTGATGTCATGGTACTGGAGGTCCAGCATGGAGATGCGCT harbors:
- a CDS encoding proteasome accessory factor PafA2 family protein, which produces LQEEPRSLSRELDWVIKLDLVHNYMQRKKVGFEDQRISMLDLQYHDIKRSRGLYYILTREELVERMATEADIDRAVVEPPQSTRARIRSDFIKYAMERNKSYDVGWSYLKLNDRYQRTILCKDPFQSKDPRVEEMISSS
- a CDS encoding leucyl aminopeptidase, which encodes MAAQRPAEPARTAVRVEDVTAYRGDALVVNLFEGVSEPTGATGAVDTALGGAIRTLIRQKEITGKAGELTAVHPFDRLPVARVLVVGLGKQEQLDLERVRALTGEALRLLRRTGARRVGTILHGAGGGGLDPPAAAQAVIEGAILGCYRFDRYKKAEKDRKVLEELTILTREGAGRRALEEALRRGRIVAEAVTLARDLVNAPPNDLTPAALAAAASAAARSAGFSCRVLERGQMRRLGMGALLGVAQGSANPPRLIVLRHRGSRQAKPAVAFVGKGVTFDTGGISIKPAENMESMKGDMSGAAAVIGAFAALARLRAKVHVLGVIPAVENMPSGTATRPGDILRAMSGKTIEVINTDAEGRLILADALTYARREGAARLVDIATLTGACVVALGTIRSGAFANDEAWLAAVREASDAAGEKVWPLPMDEEYDELIKSDVAEIKNTGGRKGGAITAAKFLAHFVDQTPWVHLDIAGTFETDKEKGYRVKGGTGVAVRTLVELGLRLAG